A section of the Bradyrhizobium oligotrophicum S58 genome encodes:
- a CDS encoding cell division protein FtsX, which yields MSSVDDRGLLVDLGDDRPQLPAQARIVSPIVPRASIAGRALVAVVAIMTFLASITTGGVLLVSESAAEWQSEVASEITVQVRPKTGRDLERDIALVTEAMRAQSGIVEVRPFTKDESSKLLEPWLGSGLSFEELPVPRVIIARVQPGTSFDLNALRNRVTQVAPTASVDDHRAWIERMRSMTGATLFAGFGILVLVIAATIISVSFATRGAMAANRPIVEVLHFVGAGDRYIANHFLRHFLQLGLEGGVIGGGMAMLGFGFSESIANWFSGTPVGDQFAALLGTFSLRPLGYVAIALQAVVIAAVTGWAARRTLFATLASID from the coding sequence ATGAGTAGCGTCGACGATCGCGGCCTCCTGGTCGATCTGGGCGACGACCGCCCGCAACTGCCGGCTCAGGCCCGCATCGTGTCACCCATCGTGCCGCGCGCATCGATCGCGGGCCGCGCGCTCGTCGCCGTGGTCGCGATCATGACCTTCCTGGCCTCGATCACGACCGGCGGCGTGCTGCTGGTCAGCGAGTCCGCGGCCGAGTGGCAGTCGGAGGTGGCGAGCGAGATCACGGTGCAGGTTCGCCCCAAGACTGGCCGCGATCTCGAGCGCGACATTGCCCTGGTGACGGAGGCGATGCGGGCGCAGTCCGGGATCGTCGAGGTCCGGCCGTTCACGAAGGACGAATCCAGCAAGCTGCTGGAGCCTTGGCTCGGCAGCGGCCTGTCGTTCGAGGAGCTTCCGGTGCCCCGCGTCATCATCGCGCGCGTGCAGCCCGGGACCAGCTTCGATCTCAACGCGCTGCGCAACCGCGTGACCCAGGTGGCGCCGACCGCCAGCGTGGACGATCACCGCGCCTGGATCGAGCGCATGCGCTCGATGACCGGCGCGACGCTGTTTGCAGGATTTGGCATTCTGGTGCTGGTGATCGCGGCCACCATCATCTCGGTGTCGTTCGCGACCCGCGGCGCCATGGCCGCGAACCGGCCGATCGTCGAGGTGCTGCATTTCGTCGGCGCCGGCGACCGCTACATCGCCAATCACTTCCTGCGCCACTTTCTGCAGCTCGGACTCGAGGGCGGCGTGATCGGCGGCGGGATGGCGATGCTCGGCTTCGGGTTCTCGGAGTCGATTGCCAACTGGTTCTCCGGCACGCCGGTCGGCGATCAGTTCGCGGCGCTGCTCGGCACGTTCTCGCTGCGTCCCCTCGGTTATGTCGCGATCGCGCTGCAGGCGGTCGTAATCGCCGCGGTGACCGGCTGGGCGGCACGCCGGACCCTGTTCGCGACCCTGGCGAGCATCGACTGA